A stretch of DNA from Halopiger xanaduensis SH-6:
AGGCGGCCCGCGAGCGACTCGAGGACATGGGCTACGAGGTGATCGTCTTCCACGCGACCGGGACGGGCGGACGCGCGATGGAGTCGCTCGTCGAGGAGGGCATCATTGACGGCGTCCTCGACGTCACGACGACCGAGTGGGCCGACGAACTGGTCGGCGGCGTCTTGAGCGCCGGGCCGGAGCGACTCGAGGCGGCCGGCGACGAGGGCGTCCCGCAGGTCGTGTCGACGGGCGCGCTCGACATGGTCAACTTCGGGCCGCGCGATTCGGTTCCCGAGGAGTTCGAGGGACGGCAGTTCCACGTCCACAATCCGCAAGTGACGCTCATGCGGACGACGCCCGAAGAGAACGCCGAACTCGGGGCGATCATCGCCGAGAAACTCAACGCAGCGACCGGCCCCACCGCGCTTGCACTCCCCCTCGAGGGCGTCTCGGCGATCGACGCCGAGGGCGAGGACTTCCACGATCCCGAGGCCGACGACGCGCTGTTCGACGCGCTGCGATCGACGCTCGACGACGATATCGAACTGCTCGAACTCGAGACCGACATCAACGACGAAACATTCGCCGAGGTGCTCGCAGAGACGCTCGACGAGTACATGCGAGACGCCGGCCGAGCCCCGTAACAGCGGGCGCCAGTCGAAAGCGGTCGATAGAACGAATACCGAGTCGGGGTCGATGATGTGGGTGTAGCGCCCGACTCGGTACCGTCCCGTCGTCGGCAGCGACGATAGCGCTGTCGTCAGGATTTTCGACTAGTGGCTGGCATCCCCGCCGTCCGCTTTCCCGGACCCAGCTCTCTCACCGTTCTCGTCGGGGATGGTGAAGAAGAACGTCGTCCCTTCCTCGGGCTCGGATTCGGCCCAGATACGGCCGTTGTGAGCCGTCACGATGCGTTTGCAGATAGCGAGACCGATACCGGTTCCGGGGTACTCATCGCGGGCGTGGAGGCGGTTGAATACCTCGAAGATGTCGTCGGTCATGTCCGGGTCGATCCCGATCCCGTCGTCGCGGATCGAAAAGAGCCACTCGTCGTCCCGCCGTTCGGCGGAGACGTGAATGTTCGGTGGGTCGTCGCCCGCATACGTAATGGCGTTATCGAGGAGGTTCTGGAAGAGGAGAACGAGTTGCCGCTCATCTCCGTTCACAGTGGGTAGTTCGTCCGACGTGATGGTCGCATCGCGTTCGTCAATTGCCACCCGAAGGTCCTCTCGCGCCTCCTCGAGGACCGTCTCGCAGTCAACCGGTTCAAAGTCCTCGGCGTACGTGTTTACTCGAGAATATTCGAGCAACGCGTTGACCATCTCCCGCATCCTGTCCGCGCCATCGACGGCGTACTCGATGAACTCCTGGGCCTCAGTATCGAGGTCGTCGCCGTATCGATTTTTGAGTAGTTGGAGATAGCTAGAGACCATCC
This window harbors:
- a CDS encoding Tm-1-like ATP-binding domain-containing protein is translated as MSVVIIGTLDTKAEEIGFARDVLESQGVDVRVVDAGVMGEPGPTVEPETPASEVAEAAGTTLERLRNEADRGEAIEAMGEGAAEIAEELHEKGVIEGILGLGGSGNTSIATAAMRSLPVGVPKLVISTMASGDTEPYVGARDIAMLYSVADIEGLNQLSRRIITNGALAMVGMVANDPDVDVDDRPTIGVTMFGVTTPCVQAARERLEDMGYEVIVFHATGTGGRAMESLVEEGIIDGVLDVTTTEWADELVGGVLSAGPERLEAAGDEGVPQVVSTGALDMVNFGPRDSVPEEFEGRQFHVHNPQVTLMRTTPEENAELGAIIAEKLNAATGPTALALPLEGVSAIDAEGEDFHDPEADDALFDALRSTLDDDIELLELETDINDETFAEVLAETLDEYMRDAGRAP